One window from the genome of Dioscorea cayenensis subsp. rotundata cultivar TDr96_F1 chromosome 3, TDr96_F1_v2_PseudoChromosome.rev07_lg8_w22 25.fasta, whole genome shotgun sequence encodes:
- the LOC120251166 gene encoding glutamate receptor 2.8-like has translation MKDHLLFLIIFFNPLFLLPIFSGEPTPVSIGVVLDMNSSLGKTCFLSMKMAKDDFYTSHPDYNTRIVFKLRDSLRQVIGAADGALDLIKNEKVQAIIGPQTSGEAQFVGDLGEKAKIPIISFSATSPSISPSQSPFFLRTGLTDAAQSPAIASLIKFYGWHRLVPIYEDTDSCAGFIPSLIDSLLDADITVPYRTLLSKNSNDDHISSELYLLKTMQTRVFFVHMSTPLASRFFQKAEEAGMMTDDYVWIISEKLTSLIRLMNSSIIHDSMKGVIGLRPYVPKTGKLAGFQRRWRREFRREFADDADESESMILTTYGYWAYDTVSAVAMAVEAASPLDNGRVMSSNGKTDLSEISASKTGEKLLDAIRVLSFTGLAGKFLLVDGELNVSAFQVLNFNGDQSGREIGYWTPGAGLSRTLKGGGNNSESLGPVIWPGESTRVPKGWETPTGEKKLRIAVPGTVLPGFKSFLDIKMFEAAVKRLPYALPFEYFNYSSSDGKSTGSYDLLARQVADKKYDAVVADMTITSNRSEYVDFTLPYTVAGISMVVPIKNQRSKNAWIFVKPLTPDLWLVSLGFFVFTGSIIWVLEHRINPEFRGPPTNQIGTIFYFTFSILVFAHRENIVSNLARVVVIIWVFVVLILQSSYTASLTSLLTVEQFEPSYTHISELKDNGERVGYLKDSFVKGFLVKTWKFDQEKLIPFRSPQEYAEALAKGSRNGGVAAIIDEIPYLKVFLKDHCDNYTMAGQTYKTSGFGFVFPKGSPIVSDLSRAILNITEGDEMSDIERRWFGDQTNCPKLGSKLSSNSLDFTSFWGLFLITGTVSLLAFFLYWIIFLYKNRHQLMSNMASQSSLRWRLQSIGQLFDQRDLSSHTFRNAEVKDGSKRSTEDQSPHSSPFNNNCPQSPMSFSTSQTFEEGNVSTELATPNSETPLHVVRHCCCTDH, from the exons ATGAAGGACCACCTCCTCttcctcatcatcttcttcaatccCTTGTTTTTGCTCCCCATCTTCTCCGGGGAGCCGACGCCGGTGAGTATTGGCGTCGTCCTCGATATGAATTCTTCATTGGGCAAGACCTGCTTTTTGTCCATGAAGATGGCCAAGGATGATTTCTATACTTCTCATCCTGACTACAACACTAGGATTGTTTTCAAGCTCCGTGATTCCCTCCGGCAAGTCATCGGCGCCGCCGACGGag CTTTAGAccttataaaaaatgagaaggtTCAGGCGATCATCGGACCACAAACCTCCGGCGAGGCGCAGTTCGTCGGAGATCTCGGTGAAAAAGCAAAAATTCCCATTATCTCCTTCTCGGCGACGAGTCCATCTATCTCCCCCTCCCAGTCACCTTTCTTCCTCCGCACCGGTCTCACCGACGCCGCCCAATCTCCGGCCATCGCCTCCCTAATCAAATTCTACGGCTGGCACCGTCTCGTCCCCATCTACGAAGACACTGATTCCTGCGCCGGCTTCATCCCTTCCCTCATCGACTCCCTTCTCGACGCCGACATCACCGTCCCCTACCGCACTCTTCTCTCCAAGAATTCAAATGATGACCATATTTCATCAGAGCTTTACTTGCTTAAAACCATGCAAACAAGAGTTTTCTTTGTGCACATGTCGACGCCCCTCGCCTCCCGGTTTTTCCAAAAAGCCGAGGAGGCCGGCATGATGACTGATgattatgtttggattattAGTGAGAAGCTCACTAGTCTAATCCGTTTGATGAACTCTTCCATCATTCATGATTCAATGAAAGGTGTGATTGGTCTCCGGCCTTATGTTCCGAAGACCGGTAAGCTTGCTGGGTTCCAAAGGAGGTGGAGGAGAGAGTTTAGACGTGAGTTTGCTGATGATGCTGATGAGAGTGAGAGTATGATACTCACTACGTATGGTTACTGGGCATATGATACGGTGTCAGCGGTGGCGATGGCGGTGGAGGCTGCGTCTCCACTTGATAATGGTCGAGTCATGAGTTCAAATGGAAAGACTGATTTGTCGGAGATTTCAGCGTCCAAGACCGGGGAGAAGCTTCTTGATGCTATAAGAGTGTTGAGTTTCACTGGCCTTGCCGGAAAATTTCTTCTTGTTGATGGAGAGTTGAATGTGTCGGCATTTCAGGTATTGAATTTCAACGGTGATCAGAGTGGGAGAGAGATTGGTTACTGGACTCCGGGGGCTGGCTTATCTCGGACGCTCAAAGGTGGTGGTAATAACTCGGAGAGTCTTGGGCCAGTGATATGGCCGGGGGAGTCGACAAGAGTACCGAAAGGTTGGGAAACACCGACGGGTGAGAAGAAGCTGAGGATCGCCGTGCCAGGAACCGTCCTCCCCGGCTTTAAATCCTTTTTGGATATAAAAA TGTTTGAGGCAGCAGTGAAGAGACTGCCTTATGCATTGCCGTTTGAGTATTTTAACTACTCAAGCTCTGATGGGAAGAGCACCGGATCTTATGATCTCCTCGCTCGTCAAGTGGCGGATAAA AAGTATGATGCGGTGGTGGCAGATATGACGATTACATCGAATAGATCAGAGTATGTAGACTTCACGTTGCCGTATACCGTTGCTGGAATATCGATGGTGGTGCCGATAAAGAACCAGCGGAGCAAGAATGCGTGGATCTTCGTCAAGCCATTGACACCAGACTTATGGCTTGTGAGCCTTGGTTTCTTCGTCTTCACCGGGTCTATTATATGGGTGCTCGAACATCGAATCAATCCAGAGTTTCGCGGTCCTCCGACAAACCAAATTGGAACTATCTTCTACTTCACCTTCTCAATTCTAGTATTTGCTCACA GAGAGAACATAGTGAGTAATTTAGCGAGAGTAGTGGTGATCATATGGGTGTTTGTTGTGTTGATCTTGCAATCAAGTTACACTGCCAGCTTGACATCATTGCTGACAGTAGAGCAATTTGAACCAAGTTACACACATATCAGTGAGCTCAAAGACAATGGAGAGCGTGTAGGGTACCTTAAGGACTCCTTTGTTAAGGGATTCCTAGTTAAAACATGGAAATTTGATCAAGAAAAACTTATACCCTTTAGATCACCTCAAGAGTATGCTGAAGCTTTGGCCAAAGGGAGCCGAAATGGTGGAGTTGCAGCAATTATAGATGAGATTCCTTATCTCAAAGTCTTCCTTAAAGATCACTGTGACAACTACACCATGGCTGGCCAGACCTACAAAACTAGTGGATTTGGCTTT GTGTTCCCAAAAGGTTCACCGATTGTATCAGACCTCTCGAGAGCGATACTAAACATTACAGAGGGCGATGAGATGTCTGACATCGAGAGGAGATGGTTTGGAGATCAAACAAACTGTCCTAAACTAGGGAGCAAGCTCTCATCAAACAGTTTAGACTTCACAAGTTTCTGGGGCTTGTTTCTCATCACAGGAACTGTTTCATTGTTGGCTTTCTTCCTTTACTGGATCATCTTCTTGTACAAGAACAGACATCAATTGATGTCGAACATGGCATCGCAGAGTTCTCTCCGGTGGCGTCTTCAGTCTATCGGTCAGCTTTTCGATCAGAGAGACTTATCTTCTCATACATTTAGGAATGCTGAAGTAAAGGATGGATCAAAGAGAAGTACTGAGGATCAGTCTCCACATTCTAGCCCTTTTAATAACAATTGTCCTCAAAGTCCAATGAGTTTCTCTACAAGTCAAACATTTGAAGAAGGAAATGTTTCAACTGAGCTTGCAACTCCAAATTCAGAAACACCACTGCATGTAGTGAGACATTGCTGCTGCACTGATCATTAG